In Candidatus Krumholzibacteriia bacterium, one DNA window encodes the following:
- a CDS encoding HXXEE domain-containing protein, which produces MLAPSWLWWAPLGSAALHIGEEFVYPGGFAAWDREFRPSIRSSITPKLHVIVNALLLLGCFCIAISGMPGAALGVGAFRFRSAVPASLSVPCWLGMAALLFSNAVFHLVGSYRTQRWSPGVRTGVLLYLPMALYGYWTFLHTGQVSPMTAGFAALCGGSYHLWSAWAHRWRARRRKG; this is translated from the coding sequence ATGCTGGCGCCGTCCTGGCTTTGGTGGGCACCGCTCGGGAGCGCTGCACTCCACATCGGAGAGGAATTCGTCTATCCAGGCGGATTCGCCGCCTGGGATCGGGAATTCCGGCCCTCCATCCGGAGCAGCATTACACCCAAGCTGCATGTCATCGTGAACGCCCTACTGCTGCTGGGCTGCTTCTGCATCGCGATCTCGGGGATGCCGGGCGCCGCTCTCGGTGTCGGTGCATTCCGCTTCCGCTCCGCGGTCCCGGCCTCGCTCTCCGTCCCTTGCTGGCTGGGCATGGCCGCCTTGCTGTTCTCGAATGCCGTCTTCCACCTCGTGGGGAGCTATCGGACCCAACGCTGGTCGCCGGGCGTGCGCACCGGCGTGCTTCTCTACCTGCCGATGGCGCTATACGGCTACTGGACCTTCCTCCATACTGGCCAGGTCTCCCCGATGACTGCTGGCTTCGCGGCCTTGTGCGGAGGGTCGTACCATCTGTGGTCCGCATGGGCGCACCGGTGGCGGGCGCGACGGCGTAAGGGATGA
- the hslV gene encoding ATP-dependent protease subunit HslV — translation MPEIRSTTILGVRVRGGAALGGDGQVTLGTTVMKAGARKVRALRGGAVLAGFAGTAADGFTLFERIEKKLEEHSGRLARAAVELAKDWRSDRVLRRLDALMIVMDTEQGFIISGNGDVIEPDDGIMAVGAGGPYALAAARALVQSTELDAEDIVRRSLDIAADICIYTNRETTVLTLPGAR, via the coding sequence ATGCCCGAGATCCGCTCCACCACCATCCTCGGCGTCCGCGTCCGCGGTGGCGCCGCTCTCGGGGGCGACGGACAGGTGACGCTCGGGACCACGGTGATGAAAGCCGGGGCGCGCAAGGTGCGCGCGCTGCGCGGCGGGGCCGTCCTCGCCGGCTTCGCCGGCACGGCGGCGGATGGTTTCACCCTCTTCGAACGCATCGAGAAGAAGCTCGAAGAACATTCGGGGCGCCTGGCCCGCGCTGCCGTCGAGCTCGCCAAGGACTGGCGGAGCGACCGGGTGCTGCGCCGCCTGGACGCCCTCATGATCGTCATGGACACGGAGCAAGGCTTCATCATCTCCGGCAACGGAGATGTCATCGAGCCCGACGACGGCATCATGGCGGTGGGCGCCGGCGGCCCTTATGCTCTCGCCGCCGCCCGGGCGCTGGTGCAGAGCACGGAGCTCGACGCCGAGGACATCGTCCGCCGCTCCCTCGACATCGCCGCCGACATCTGCATCTACACCAACCGCGAGACCACGGTGCTCACCTTGCCGGGAGCGCGATGA
- the hslU gene encoding ATP-dependent protease ATPase subunit HslU, translated as MKTVDFVRLEAEQALTPRQIVVELDQYIVGQQAAKRAVAIALRNRWRRQRAPEALRGEILPNNIILIGPTGVGKTEIARRLARLARAPFVKVEATKFTEVGYVGRDVDSMVRDLAEVAVAEVKAEWSQRVEAEARERSEQRLLDLLLPHVAATDAEARERQERTREKLRDLLRAGELEERKVSVDVPTRSLPMFEIFSAAGSEEMGVNLSESLGGLFPGRRRRSELPVREARPLLHAEEVEKLVDMEKVRQEALHRAETAGIIFLDEIDKIAGHGPNVGPDVSRQGVQRDLLPIVEGSSVTTKHGVVRTDHILFVAAGAFHATKPSDLIPELQGRFPIRVELSSLDASDFVRILTEPKNALVRQYAALVEAEGGSLEFTPEAVTEIAGVAAQVNERSENIGARRLHTVMTTLLDEVLFDLPESGLKTILVDAAFVRRRLDHILRDEDLSRYIL; from the coding sequence ATGAAAACCGTCGACTTCGTCCGCCTCGAGGCGGAGCAGGCGCTGACGCCACGGCAGATCGTCGTCGAGCTCGACCAGTACATCGTCGGCCAGCAGGCGGCGAAGCGCGCCGTGGCCATCGCGCTCAGGAACCGCTGGCGGCGGCAGCGCGCCCCGGAGGCGCTCCGCGGCGAGATCCTCCCCAACAACATCATCCTCATCGGCCCCACCGGCGTCGGCAAGACCGAGATCGCCCGCCGTCTGGCCCGGCTCGCCCGCGCTCCCTTCGTCAAGGTCGAGGCCACGAAATTCACCGAGGTCGGCTACGTCGGGCGGGACGTGGACTCCATGGTGCGCGACCTGGCCGAGGTGGCCGTCGCCGAGGTGAAGGCCGAGTGGAGCCAGCGGGTGGAGGCGGAAGCCCGGGAGCGGAGCGAGCAGCGCCTCCTCGACCTGCTCCTGCCCCATGTCGCCGCCACCGACGCCGAGGCGCGGGAGCGCCAGGAGCGCACCCGGGAGAAGCTCCGGGACTTGCTGCGCGCCGGCGAGCTCGAGGAACGCAAGGTGAGCGTCGACGTCCCAACCCGGTCGTTGCCAATGTTCGAGATCTTCTCCGCCGCGGGCTCCGAGGAGATGGGCGTCAACCTGAGCGAAAGCCTCGGCGGACTTTTCCCCGGACGCCGCCGGCGCAGCGAGCTCCCGGTGCGCGAGGCCCGGCCGCTGCTGCACGCCGAAGAGGTGGAGAAGCTGGTGGACATGGAAAAGGTGCGCCAAGAAGCGCTGCACCGGGCCGAGACGGCAGGCATCATCTTCCTCGACGAGATCGACAAGATCGCCGGCCACGGCCCGAACGTCGGTCCCGATGTTTCGCGGCAGGGGGTGCAGCGGGATCTGCTGCCCATCGTGGAGGGCTCGAGCGTCACCACCAAGCACGGCGTCGTGCGCACCGATCACATCCTCTTCGTCGCTGCCGGCGCTTTCCATGCCACCAAGCCCAGCGACCTCATTCCGGAGCTCCAGGGTCGCTTCCCGATCCGGGTGGAGCTGTCGTCGCTCGATGCGTCGGACTTCGTCCGCATCCTGACCGAACCCAAGAACGCCCTGGTGCGGCAGTACGCCGCCCTGGTGGAGGCAGAGGGGGGGAGCCTGGAGTTCACCCCGGAAGCGGTCACCGAGATCGCCGGCGTGGCGGCGCAGGTGAACGAGCGCAGCGAGAACATCGGCGCTCGCAGGCTGCACACGGTGATGACGACGCTCCTCGACGAGGTGCTCTTCGACCTGCCCGAATCGGGGCTGAAGACGATCCTGGTGGACGCCGCCTTCGTGCGTCGCCGGCTGGATCACATCCTCCGCGACGAAGATCTGAGTCGCTACATCCTCTGA
- a CDS encoding DUF1801 domain-containing protein, translated as MTTKGSSPGVATFLAGLPPERRREAERVRDLVRRHLPAGYEEVVSKNMLVYQVPLERYSDTYNGQPLWYAALASEKSYLSLHLMPVYGDKGQAQRLEDGFRAAGKKLDMGKACIHFQAADDLALDVIGEVVGSTPVDRWVEIAATARRRKSR; from the coding sequence ATGACTACGAAGGGTTCCTCGCCCGGGGTCGCCACCTTCCTCGCCGGCCTGCCGCCAGAACGACGCCGAGAGGCCGAACGCGTCAGGGACTTGGTGCGACGCCACCTGCCCGCCGGGTACGAAGAGGTCGTCAGCAAGAACATGTTGGTCTACCAGGTGCCGCTGGAGCGTTATTCCGACACCTACAATGGGCAGCCACTCTGGTATGCAGCCCTGGCGTCGGAGAAGTCGTACTTGTCGCTGCACCTGATGCCCGTCTACGGGGACAAGGGACAAGCGCAGCGCCTCGAGGATGGCTTCCGGGCGGCGGGGAAGAAGCTCGACATGGGCAAGGCCTGCATCCATTTTCAGGCGGCCGACGATCTCGCGCTCGACGTCATCGGGGAGGTCGTGGGGAGCACCCCGGTCGACCGCTGGGTGGAGATCGCTGCCACCGCACGCCGTCGCAAGTCCAGGTGA
- a CDS encoding tyrosine-type recombinase/integrase, giving the protein MQGRVRGLKRTAARRQRRAPPQTGLPQSRRATTWLQTFLLHLRASGCSPLTVEAYRRDLLVFATAHGALPDTASRDDVRTHLAAMVRSGANPGTVGRRLAALRRYFRHGVDQGDWASDPTLGLRPPQRQRVLPRHLDEAAALRLMDLPDTRRLEGKRDRAILELFYGTGMRLAELVGLDRDDVHLESENLRVLGKGNKERILPLTGCVHRAVSAYLAAAPVAVPEADGRLPLFLGRGRRRLSRRSVQRLVADAIRRTAAVSKASPHVLRHSFATHMLNAGADLRAVQELLGHSRLSTTQIYTHVSIERARKAYERAHPRA; this is encoded by the coding sequence GTGCAAGGAAGAGTTCGTGGACTGAAGCGGACCGCAGCGCGGCGGCAGCGCCGGGCGCCGCCCCAGACCGGGCTGCCGCAGTCGCGGCGCGCCACGACCTGGCTCCAGACTTTTCTCCTGCACCTGCGCGCCTCCGGCTGTTCGCCGCTCACGGTCGAAGCCTACCGGCGCGATCTCCTCGTCTTCGCCACCGCCCATGGCGCCCTCCCGGACACGGCGAGCCGCGATGACGTGCGCACCCACCTGGCAGCGATGGTGCGAAGCGGCGCCAACCCGGGCACGGTGGGGCGCCGGCTGGCCGCGCTCCGCCGCTACTTCCGCCACGGCGTCGATCAGGGCGACTGGGCCAGCGACCCGACGCTCGGCCTGCGGCCACCGCAGCGCCAGCGTGTCCTGCCGCGCCATCTCGACGAGGCAGCAGCCCTCCGACTCATGGACTTGCCCGATACGCGCAGGCTGGAGGGGAAGCGCGATCGCGCTATCCTCGAGCTCTTCTACGGCACCGGCATGCGTCTCGCCGAGCTCGTGGGCCTTGACCGCGACGATGTGCACCTGGAAAGCGAGAATCTCCGGGTGCTCGGAAAGGGGAACAAGGAACGGATCCTGCCGCTCACGGGCTGCGTGCACCGCGCCGTCAGCGCCTATCTCGCCGCCGCCCCGGTGGCGGTGCCCGAGGCCGATGGCAGGCTGCCACTTTTTCTCGGCCGGGGGCGGCGGCGCCTGTCGCGCCGGTCGGTACAGCGCCTGGTGGCGGACGCCATCCGCCGCACCGCCGCGGTGTCGAAAGCGAGCCCCCACGTGCTCCGTCACAGCTTCGCCACCCACATGCTGAACGCCGGCGCCGATCTGCGCGCCGTGCAAGAGCTCCTCGGCCACAGCCGCCTGTCGACCACGCAGATCTATACTCACGTCTCCATCGAGCGCGCCCGCAAGGCCTACGAGCGCGCCCACCCGCGGGCGTAG
- a CDS encoding amino acid-binding ACT domain-containing protein, which translates to MKDLTISLEHRPGALAEMGEALGRAGVSIEGGGAWVVGGQGVAHFLFADGKPARQALEAAGILVLAEREVLVQRLQQGVPGQLGQLTRRMAEAGVNIEVLYSDHEHQLILVVDDPVRGRAVSEAWSRETRG; encoded by the coding sequence ATGAAGGATCTCACCATCTCCTTGGAACACAGGCCCGGCGCCCTCGCCGAGATGGGCGAGGCCTTGGGACGCGCCGGCGTGAGCATCGAGGGTGGAGGAGCTTGGGTCGTGGGCGGACAGGGCGTCGCCCATTTCCTCTTCGCGGACGGCAAGCCGGCTCGCCAGGCATTGGAGGCGGCCGGGATCCTGGTCCTGGCGGAACGTGAAGTGCTCGTGCAGCGCTTGCAGCAGGGCGTTCCCGGTCAACTGGGCCAGCTCACGCGGCGGATGGCAGAGGCCGGGGTGAACATCGAAGTGTTGTACAGCGACCATGAGCACCAGCTCATCCTCGTCGTCGACGATCCCGTGCGCGGACGCGCGGTTTCCGAGGCATGGAGCCGCGAGACTCGAGGGTGA
- the topA gene encoding type I DNA topoisomerase encodes MSKSLVIVESPAKARTIKKYLGRNYEVKASVGHVIDLPKSELGVDVDNDFAPKYVTIKGKGKVLQELKAAGKKVDEVLLATDLDREGEAIAWHLQNFLASVQPNVKRILFNEITQRAIQEAIANPGDVDQRKVDAQQARRILDRLVGYMVSPVLWQVFYYGLSAGRVQSVALRLICEREREIRAFVPQEFWSITALLRAAGGDFEAKLRTWKGERAELGSQADADAVLAALASADWRVAQVEAKERRRNPYPPYITSSLQQDGARRLRFSAKKTMMLAQQLYEGVELGTEGPVGLITYMRTDSTRLSDQARGEGIDWIRAQLGEDYLAPTQRQFKQGKSVQDAHEAIRPTAGARTPEEVKRFLSPDQFALYDLVWRRFTASLMSSATYLATTADIEAGPAIFRATGSQLQFDGYLRVYPDVREKDEQEGVLPALANGQSLTLRELQPKQHFTEPPPRYTEATLIRELEERGIGRPSTYASIVSTIREREYVLKDGGRFTPTDLGMEVWEALEKAFPALFEVDFTARMESELDKVETGEDDWQTVVRDFYGPFSKVLEELKGDPQAMKQLLDHGEAVPCDKCGATLIKKWGRNGPFLACPNYPKCRNTKSLNGESAVVPLGKQCPKCGGEMVKKRGRYGEFGACQNYPDCKYTEPLSIGVNCPRGCGGHLALKRSGRGRTFYGCSRYPDCDYASWDKPTGEKCSACGVGDLVEKNTKAKGIFKKCPACKEEFVD; translated from the coding sequence GTGAGCAAGTCCCTGGTCATCGTCGAATCGCCGGCCAAGGCGCGCACGATCAAGAAGTATCTGGGTCGCAACTACGAGGTGAAGGCCTCGGTGGGCCACGTCATCGACCTGCCGAAGAGCGAGCTCGGCGTCGACGTGGACAACGACTTCGCCCCCAAGTACGTCACCATCAAGGGCAAGGGGAAGGTGCTGCAGGAGCTCAAGGCGGCGGGAAAGAAAGTGGACGAGGTGCTCCTCGCCACCGACTTGGACCGCGAAGGGGAAGCCATCGCCTGGCACTTGCAGAACTTCCTCGCCTCCGTGCAGCCCAACGTCAAGCGCATCCTCTTCAACGAGATCACCCAGCGCGCCATCCAGGAAGCCATCGCCAACCCCGGGGACGTGGACCAGCGCAAGGTGGACGCGCAGCAGGCCCGGCGCATCCTGGACCGCCTGGTGGGCTACATGGTGAGCCCGGTCCTCTGGCAGGTGTTCTACTACGGTCTATCCGCCGGCCGCGTGCAGTCCGTGGCCCTCCGGCTCATCTGCGAGCGGGAGCGCGAGATCCGCGCCTTCGTGCCGCAGGAGTTCTGGTCGATCACGGCGCTGCTGCGCGCCGCGGGCGGCGACTTCGAGGCCAAGCTGCGCACCTGGAAGGGCGAGCGGGCCGAGCTCGGCTCGCAGGCGGACGCCGATGCCGTGCTCGCCGCCTTGGCGAGCGCCGACTGGCGCGTCGCCCAGGTGGAAGCCAAGGAGCGCCGGCGCAATCCCTATCCGCCGTACATCACCAGCTCGCTGCAGCAGGATGGGGCGCGGCGCCTGCGCTTCTCGGCCAAGAAGACCATGATGCTGGCGCAGCAGCTCTACGAGGGTGTGGAGCTGGGCACGGAAGGCCCCGTCGGCCTCATCACCTACATGCGTACCGACTCGACCCGCCTCTCCGACCAGGCGCGCGGCGAGGGCATCGACTGGATCCGCGCCCAGCTCGGCGAGGACTATCTGGCCCCGACGCAGCGGCAGTTCAAGCAAGGCAAGAGCGTGCAAGACGCCCACGAGGCCATCCGCCCCACGGCAGGGGCGCGCACCCCGGAGGAAGTGAAGCGCTTCCTCAGCCCGGACCAGTTCGCGCTCTATGACCTCGTCTGGCGGCGCTTCACCGCCTCGCTCATGAGCAGCGCCACCTACCTCGCCACCACCGCGGACATCGAGGCCGGCCCGGCCATCTTCCGCGCCACCGGCTCGCAGCTGCAGTTCGACGGCTACCTGCGCGTCTACCCGGACGTGCGCGAGAAGGACGAGCAGGAGGGCGTGCTGCCGGCGCTCGCCAACGGCCAGAGCCTCACCTTGCGCGAGCTGCAGCCGAAGCAGCACTTCACCGAGCCGCCGCCGCGCTACACCGAGGCCACCTTGATCCGGGAGCTCGAGGAACGCGGCATCGGCCGGCCGAGCACCTACGCCAGCATCGTCAGCACCATCCGTGAGCGGGAGTACGTCCTCAAGGACGGCGGCCGCTTTACCCCCACGGATCTCGGCATGGAAGTATGGGAAGCGCTGGAGAAAGCCTTCCCCGCCCTCTTCGAGGTGGATTTCACCGCCCGCATGGAGAGCGAGCTCGACAAGGTGGAAACCGGCGAGGACGACTGGCAGACGGTGGTGCGCGACTTCTACGGGCCCTTCTCCAAGGTGCTGGAGGAACTCAAGGGCGACCCCCAGGCGATGAAGCAGCTCCTCGACCATGGCGAGGCCGTGCCCTGCGACAAGTGCGGCGCCACGTTGATCAAGAAGTGGGGACGGAACGGCCCCTTCCTCGCCTGCCCGAACTACCCGAAGTGCCGCAACACCAAATCGCTGAATGGCGAGAGCGCCGTCGTCCCGCTCGGCAAGCAATGTCCCAAGTGCGGCGGCGAGATGGTGAAGAAGCGCGGGCGCTATGGCGAGTTCGGCGCTTGCCAGAACTATCCCGATTGCAAGTACACCGAGCCCCTCTCCATCGGCGTCAACTGCCCGCGCGGCTGCGGCGGCCACCTGGCGCTCAAGCGCAGCGGCCGCGGTCGCACCTTCTACGGCTGCAGCCGCTACCCGGACTGCGACTACGCCTCCTGGGACAAACCGACGGGGGAGAAGTGCTCAGCCTGCGGTGTCGGCGATCTGGTGGAAAAGAACACCAAAGCCAAGGGGATCTTCAAGAAGTGCCCGGCGTGCAAGGAAGAGTTCGTGGACTGA